The following proteins come from a genomic window of Echinimonas agarilytica:
- a CDS encoding LrgB family protein translates to MINSDAFIVSFAFASLTVMLFVSARWLYTTTRISLLNPVVVSIIVLAAGLLGSDIPYQTYEQGGHWIDWFLEPSVVALGYPLYQQLQEIKRDAVKLISVCAISSCVGILSMIGICALLGLGKDSLTSTAPKAVTTAIAMVISEEQGGIPALTALTVIYAGLLGSLVAIPLMNLTKIHTPKAQGIAMGSAAHALGTARIREEGHTHGAYSALALVLCAIFTALLTPILLPIALRLLGY, encoded by the coding sequence ATGATCAATAGTGATGCTTTCATTGTAAGTTTTGCTTTTGCGAGCCTCACCGTCATGCTTTTTGTGTCTGCGCGCTGGCTCTACACGACCACTCGGATCTCATTACTCAACCCCGTGGTTGTCAGTATTATTGTGCTCGCAGCAGGACTACTTGGGTCCGACATTCCCTATCAAACATACGAACAAGGCGGACATTGGATTGATTGGTTTTTAGAGCCATCGGTTGTTGCGCTAGGTTATCCGCTTTACCAACAGTTACAAGAAATCAAGCGGGATGCGGTGAAACTCATCAGCGTCTGCGCCATTTCCTCATGCGTGGGAATTCTCAGTATGATCGGCATATGTGCCTTGCTTGGGCTAGGAAAAGACTCCCTCACATCTACCGCCCCAAAAGCTGTAACAACCGCCATTGCCATGGTGATTAGTGAAGAACAAGGCGGCATTCCAGCCCTAACTGCGCTCACCGTTATTTATGCCGGTTTGTTAGGCAGTTTGGTGGCGATACCACTGATGAACCTAACCAAAATCCACACCCCGAAAGCTCAAGGGATAGCAATGGGCAGTGCGGCTCATGCTCTAGGCACCGCCCGAATTAGAGAGGAAGGTCATACTCATGGCGCCTACAGCGCTTTGGCATTGGTGCTATGTGCTATTTTCACCGCTCTTTTAACACCTATACTACTTCCTATCGCACTTCGCTTACTCGGCTATTGA
- a CDS encoding CidA/LrgA family protein yields the protein MSIHLFHFIRAALIILGCLYGCKWLATQVSLPLPAAIVAMLLLFILLSTRVIKEQWIRPAAEPLLHWMGLFFVPAGAGVIDHLGLLEQEGVALVAAASISTVAIILTAGHLYQWLERRDDQ from the coding sequence ATGTCAATTCACTTGTTCCACTTCATTCGTGCAGCCTTGATCATTTTAGGCTGCCTGTATGGTTGTAAGTGGCTTGCAACTCAGGTGAGTTTGCCCCTACCCGCAGCCATCGTGGCCATGTTGCTACTGTTTATTTTATTGTCTACCCGTGTCATTAAAGAGCAATGGATTCGTCCAGCTGCCGAACCGCTGCTTCATTGGATGGGATTATTTTTTGTTCCAGCAGGGGCTGGCGTGATTGATCACCTTGGTTTGCTTGAGCAAGAAGGCGTGGCACTTGTAGCCGCTGCATCCATCAGCACAGTGGCCATTATTTTAACGGCTGGTCACCTTTACCAATGGTTGGAGCGTCGCGATGATCAATAG
- the smrA gene encoding DNA endonuclease SmrA, translating into MQDNDQFADFFDDVTPLEPTDKVPTLHRQLAREQALIRQQAAANSTSKDDDPISEDQEIELVDPMDMLSFQRPGVQHGVFRKLRLGHYDIHMTLDLHRHSVSDARLAVIRFVRQCLKQGERTAIIVHGIGHKSNPQAMLKSCINSWLPQLPNVLAFHSCNKLDGGLGAVYVMLSKSEEAKQKNRERFQQRRRFD; encoded by the coding sequence ATGCAAGACAATGATCAATTTGCCGATTTTTTCGATGATGTAACTCCGCTAGAGCCAACTGACAAGGTACCCACGTTGCACCGGCAGCTTGCCCGTGAACAAGCACTTATTCGACAACAAGCCGCCGCGAACTCTACATCGAAAGACGATGATCCCATTAGCGAAGATCAAGAGATTGAACTCGTAGATCCCATGGATATGCTGAGTTTTCAACGCCCTGGGGTGCAGCATGGCGTATTTCGGAAGCTTCGGCTGGGACACTACGATATTCACATGACGCTCGACTTACACCGGCATAGTGTTTCTGATGCTCGACTGGCGGTTATTCGCTTTGTTCGTCAATGCCTTAAACAAGGCGAGCGCACAGCCATTATTGTTCACGGTATAGGCCACAAGAGTAATCCACAAGCCATGCTCAAGAGCTGTATCAATAGTTGGTTACCCCAACTTCCAAACGTATTGGCCTTTCACTCATGCAACAAGCTTGATGGTGGATTGGGTGCGGTATATGTCATGCTGTCGAAAAGCGAAGAAGCCAAACAAAAAAATAGAGAGCGTTTTCAGCAACGCCGACGATTCGACTAA
- a CDS encoding TraB/GumN family protein: MKTAFKAIAFPLVLLFFSCISFAQTGASPALYEAQKGELKLQIVGSIHAGRDSFYPLSSDIEHAFEQADVLYLEIAPEHMTAPMIQQAMMQYGVLSTPIPLSKRMNSELYAKLVKELQVSRLPAHQLMFMRDWSVVIQLTVAAIERMGLNSDHGVDQYFAQKADSKGIPVLGLETLDDQFSALSSMDNIGADALYQNYFDELALSEQWLTDVEAAWRNGNSQSLNTLYTEYDARQIDSETMQKLLIDRNINWQKTLSTLKDDKVYMVVVGDMHVHGDTNILQLLKQSGFEITRINKTTSTSNK, translated from the coding sequence ATGAAAACCGCTTTTAAAGCAATCGCGTTTCCTCTCGTACTGCTCTTTTTTTCGTGCATTTCATTTGCGCAAACAGGCGCTAGCCCTGCATTGTATGAAGCCCAGAAAGGCGAACTAAAGCTGCAAATCGTTGGCTCAATTCACGCTGGCCGAGACTCTTTTTACCCACTCTCAAGTGACATTGAACACGCTTTCGAACAAGCTGATGTGCTGTATTTGGAAATTGCCCCTGAGCACATGACAGCGCCCATGATTCAACAGGCGATGATGCAATATGGCGTACTCAGTACTCCAATCCCCTTGAGCAAACGCATGAACTCAGAGCTTTATGCCAAACTTGTTAAAGAGCTGCAAGTCAGCCGCTTGCCTGCGCATCAATTGATGTTCATGCGCGACTGGAGTGTTGTGATTCAACTGACCGTTGCTGCCATTGAACGAATGGGATTAAATTCCGATCATGGCGTTGACCAGTATTTTGCTCAAAAAGCTGACAGCAAGGGAATTCCGGTATTAGGCCTTGAAACACTTGATGACCAATTCAGCGCGCTATCTAGTATGGATAACATCGGCGCCGATGCTTTATATCAAAACTACTTTGATGAACTAGCATTATCAGAACAGTGGCTTACCGACGTTGAAGCCGCATGGCGCAATGGCAATAGTCAATCACTTAACACTTTGTATACTGAATATGATGCGCGTCAAATAGACTCAGAAACGATGCAAAAGCTGCTTATCGACCGCAACATCAATTGGCAGAAAACGCTCAGTACGCTTAAAGATGACAAAGTCTACATGGTGGTAGTGGGAGACATGCACGTTCACGGTGATACCAACATTTTACAGCTACTCAAGCAATCTGGCTTTGAAATTACGCGTATAAATAAGACGACTTCCACTTCAAACAAGTGA
- a CDS encoding GGDEF domain-containing protein gives MKSLHWLVFLLILLTMATIVSYERYMNETIMVDISSGHSLDIGSDAKSNNGSSSAELLDQGDSIELHCALRSHQYPYPYCDIGMSLGAAPLGINLSQFSSVTLDLSIDGPKDPFIRVYLIQSVPVRSSKPQYLHDKYNQIEFKPNFYDNKVEVPLSLFRPAQWWLEQTNTDLLNSGSELTNIIAVRVSTGQGAVDGDYVIRINSIAFNGKLISRANLYLCIILAWAVAGALITYFSFQSAKKQLNASHSKAMQLQQVNDALQLQTKSFQQASQRDALTGLFNRAALRDRLPDWMNRVNENQDRLSLVLFDIDHFKSVNDGHGHDIGDEVLVHLAKIVSQSLRHQDLLVRWGGEEFAVFCPQTDVKHAEMMAEKVRKAIESSEWPAELNITASFGVSEYYAWEDIGKFVKRADQALYQSKANGRNTVSVSGLDQLNKA, from the coding sequence ATGAAGTCTTTGCATTGGCTAGTGTTCTTATTGATATTACTCACAATGGCAACCATTGTGAGTTACGAACGTTACATGAACGAAACGATCATGGTCGATATCAGTAGCGGACATTCGCTTGATATCGGTTCTGATGCGAAATCAAATAACGGCTCATCTTCTGCTGAATTACTTGATCAAGGTGACAGCATCGAGCTTCACTGTGCTCTCCGAAGCCACCAGTACCCCTATCCATACTGCGATATCGGCATGAGCCTTGGCGCTGCGCCTCTGGGAATTAATTTAAGTCAATTTTCCAGCGTAACTCTCGACCTTTCAATTGATGGGCCTAAAGATCCTTTCATACGCGTTTACCTCATTCAGTCAGTGCCTGTTCGCTCAAGTAAGCCTCAGTATTTACATGATAAATATAATCAAATTGAGTTCAAACCAAATTTTTACGACAATAAAGTCGAAGTTCCACTGAGTTTATTTCGCCCAGCTCAATGGTGGTTGGAACAAACCAATACCGATTTACTCAATTCAGGTAGCGAGCTTACAAATATTATTGCCGTCAGAGTCAGCACTGGGCAAGGGGCTGTTGATGGAGACTATGTCATTCGGATTAATTCGATTGCATTCAATGGCAAACTCATCTCTCGCGCAAACTTATATCTATGTATTATTTTGGCGTGGGCCGTAGCTGGAGCCCTAATCACCTATTTCAGTTTTCAGTCGGCCAAAAAGCAACTGAACGCCAGCCATTCAAAAGCAATGCAACTCCAACAAGTCAACGATGCACTTCAGTTGCAAACCAAAAGCTTTCAACAAGCTTCTCAACGAGATGCGCTCACTGGGTTATTTAATCGTGCAGCCCTTCGCGATAGGCTTCCAGACTGGATGAACCGAGTCAATGAGAATCAGGATCGTCTGTCATTGGTATTGTTTGATATCGACCACTTCAAATCTGTAAACGACGGGCACGGGCATGATATTGGCGATGAAGTACTGGTTCACTTGGCTAAAATAGTCAGCCAATCATTACGCCACCAAGATTTACTGGTTCGATGGGGTGGAGAGGAGTTTGCTGTATTCTGCCCTCAAACAGATGTGAAGCATGCTGAAATGATGGCCGAGAAGGTTCGCAAGGCCATTGAAAGTTCAGAATGGCCAGCTGAGCTCAACATCACCGCGAGTTTCGGAGTGAGTGAATATTATGCTTGGGAAGATATTGGTAAATTCGTCAAACGCGCGGATCAGGCGCTCTATCAATCGAAAGCAAACGGCAGAAACACCGTGTCTGTAAGTGGCCTAGACCAACTCAACAAAGCATAA
- the prfC gene encoding peptide chain release factor 3, producing the protein MSLSTEVSKRRTFAIISHPDAGKTTITEKVLLYGNLLQRAGTVKGRGSGQHAKSDWMEMEKERGISVTTSVMQFPFGDALVNLLDTPGHEDFSEDTYRTLTAVDSCLMVIDAAKGVEDRTRKLMEVTRLRDTPIITFMNKLDRDIRDPMEVMDEVERELNIMCAPITWPIGCGKEFKGVYHLLRDEVILYQSGHGHMIQDVDVIKGLDNPELDKRLDESLVETLREELELVVGASNEFDQEMFDAGELTPVFFGTALGNFGVDHMLEGLTNWAPTPKPRETDVRSVTAEEEKFTGFVFKIQANMDPKHRDRIAFMRICSGKYSKGMKMRHVRIGKDIAISDAVTFLAGDRSHADEAFPGDIIGLHNHGTIQIGDTFSQGEELKFTGIPNFAPEMFRRIRLRDPLKQKQLLKGLVQLSEEGAVQVFRPLDNNDLIVGAVGVLQFDVVVARLKSEYKVEAIYESVSVATARWVHCDDAKKLDEFRRKVSTNLALDGGDNLTYIAPTMVNLNLSMERYPDIQFLKTREH; encoded by the coding sequence ATGAGTCTGAGCACAGAAGTCTCCAAGCGGCGCACGTTTGCGATTATTTCGCATCCAGATGCCGGTAAGACAACCATTACCGAAAAAGTCCTGTTGTACGGGAACTTGTTGCAGCGCGCCGGTACCGTTAAAGGTCGCGGGTCGGGGCAGCATGCCAAGTCAGATTGGATGGAAATGGAAAAAGAACGTGGAATTTCGGTCACTACATCTGTGATGCAATTTCCGTTTGGTGACGCGCTGGTGAACCTGCTCGATACACCAGGTCACGAAGACTTCTCTGAAGACACCTATCGGACCTTGACTGCCGTTGATTCATGTTTGATGGTGATTGACGCTGCTAAAGGTGTGGAAGATCGGACGCGTAAGCTGATGGAAGTGACACGTTTGCGCGATACCCCCATTATTACGTTTATGAATAAGCTCGACCGAGATATTCGAGATCCAATGGAAGTCATGGATGAGGTTGAGCGCGAACTCAACATCATGTGTGCGCCCATTACTTGGCCGATTGGTTGCGGTAAAGAGTTTAAAGGTGTTTATCATCTGCTGCGCGATGAAGTGATTTTGTATCAGTCAGGTCACGGCCACATGATTCAAGATGTTGATGTGATCAAAGGTCTCGACAACCCAGAGCTAGATAAGCGTTTGGATGAGAGTCTAGTTGAAACGTTGCGTGAAGAACTTGAGTTGGTCGTTGGGGCTTCAAACGAATTTGACCAAGAAATGTTTGATGCCGGTGAACTGACTCCGGTGTTTTTTGGTACAGCACTAGGTAATTTCGGTGTTGACCACATGCTTGAAGGATTAACCAATTGGGCGCCGACACCGAAGCCGCGCGAAACCGATGTTCGATCGGTAACAGCTGAAGAAGAGAAGTTCACAGGCTTTGTGTTTAAAATTCAAGCCAACATGGACCCCAAACATCGAGACCGTATTGCCTTTATGCGAATTTGTTCTGGCAAATACAGCAAAGGCATGAAAATGCGCCATGTGCGGATAGGCAAAGACATTGCGATTTCCGATGCGGTGACTTTTTTAGCTGGTGATCGTAGCCATGCCGATGAAGCATTTCCTGGCGATATTATAGGATTGCATAATCACGGTACTATTCAAATTGGTGACACCTTCTCACAAGGTGAAGAGCTTAAATTTACGGGGATTCCAAACTTTGCACCGGAAATGTTCCGCCGCATTCGCTTACGTGATCCGTTAAAGCAAAAGCAATTACTCAAAGGTTTGGTGCAGCTCTCTGAAGAAGGAGCTGTGCAAGTCTTTCGACCTCTGGACAACAATGATTTGATTGTTGGCGCAGTAGGGGTTTTGCAGTTTGATGTGGTTGTTGCGCGCTTAAAGTCTGAATATAAAGTTGAGGCCATCTATGAATCAGTTAGCGTTGCAACAGCACGTTGGGTTCATTGTGACGATGCGAAAAAGCTAGATGAATTCCGTCGTAAAGTGTCAACTAACTTAGCGCTTGATGGCGGCGATAATTTAACATACATCGCACCGACCATGGTGAATTTGAATTTATCGATGGAACGTTACCCAGATATTCAATTCTTGAAAACGCGCGAGCACTAA
- a CDS encoding GNAT family N-acetyltransferase has protein sequence MKIVRADLSHIDALGELFDKYRQFYGQHTDLTTAKRFIRDRLWNEESVIFMVWDESNKPAGFAQLYPTYSSVSMRKVWIVNDVFIDPDFRSSGYAKALLDAVSHYGKQTEALALKLAISADNDPGKSLYESAGFTRITQFDHYTHRLDD, from the coding sequence ATGAAAATTGTTCGAGCTGACTTAAGCCATATCGATGCTTTGGGTGAGCTATTTGACAAGTATCGCCAGTTTTATGGACAGCATACCGATCTCACGACAGCTAAGCGTTTTATTCGTGATCGCTTGTGGAATGAAGAGTCAGTGATTTTCATGGTTTGGGACGAAAGTAATAAGCCGGCAGGGTTTGCTCAGCTTTATCCCACCTATTCTTCAGTGTCTATGCGCAAAGTATGGATTGTGAACGATGTGTTCATTGATCCCGATTTTCGCTCGTCAGGGTATGCCAAAGCCCTGCTCGATGCGGTGTCGCATTACGGTAAACAAACCGAGGCGCTAGCACTGAAATTGGCTATATCAGCAGACAACGATCCCGGTAAAAGTCTATATGAATCAGCAGGATTTACGCGAATTACTCAATTTGATCATTACACCCATCGACTAGACGACTAA
- a CDS encoding TatD family hydrolase, translated as MKPIFDTHCHLDFDVFNNDRADVLTRCCRQGVSRVLVPAVQRSDWQRVIDLAENPMLRFALGLHPCWIEHHQPADLKRLEDLLTVKPNGLVAVGECGLDKVAAPEDMPKQLEFLRAQLELAHQCDLPVILHVRKAHSELQSELKKLNGIRGVIHAFSGSYELALSYINLGLKLGIGGTITYDRAAKTRAAVARLPLASLLLETDAPDMPLSGRQGQRNSPEYTPKVLSVLAELRGQNQDDVAEQLWLNSLELFAN; from the coding sequence GTGAAACCAATTTTTGATACGCATTGCCACCTTGATTTTGACGTATTCAACAATGACAGAGCAGATGTTCTGACGCGTTGTTGCCGTCAAGGTGTGTCGCGAGTACTCGTTCCCGCGGTCCAGCGCAGCGATTGGCAACGCGTTATAGACCTTGCAGAAAACCCTATGCTTCGTTTTGCCTTGGGGCTACATCCGTGCTGGATTGAACACCACCAACCGGCTGATCTGAAACGGCTTGAAGACCTCTTAACGGTAAAGCCCAATGGGTTGGTGGCTGTAGGTGAATGTGGTTTAGACAAAGTGGCTGCTCCAGAAGATATGCCCAAGCAGCTAGAATTTTTGCGGGCTCAGTTGGAGTTGGCGCATCAATGCGACTTACCCGTGATTCTTCATGTGCGCAAAGCACACAGCGAATTGCAATCAGAGCTTAAAAAACTAAACGGTATTCGAGGCGTCATACATGCCTTTAGTGGCTCTTATGAGCTGGCGCTGAGTTACATCAATTTAGGCTTGAAATTAGGCATAGGCGGCACAATCACATATGACCGAGCGGCCAAAACTAGAGCTGCTGTCGCCCGTTTACCGTTAGCATCTTTGCTGCTTGAAACAGATGCGCCTGATATGCCATTGAGCGGTCGGCAAGGGCAACGCAATAGTCCTGAATATACGCCCAAGGTGCTCTCTGTTCTGGCTGAATTAAGAGGACAAAATCAAGACGACGTGGCCGAACAATTATGGCTCAACAGCCTTGAATTATTCGCTAACTAA
- a CDS encoding histone deacetylase family protein, with protein MLCIPFVSHPNYSFNFPAKHRFPMDKFGLLQQRVRDLGLLTDDNLYTPSSCSAADLSVAHCPHYIRNFDLDELDVKAMRRMGLPWSEGLRTRTFLSPNGTLLAAELALEHGIACHLAGGTHHAHYEFGSGFCIFNDLAYAARKIILMGKARRILIFDCDVHQGDGTAAILQQDDDIYTCSVHCEKNFPHRKSTSNFDVGLSKGLSDSAYLDRVSETLAHCFTTFQPDFVLYDAGVDVWQHDPLGLLDISLDGIRRRERRVLNYCKDKRVPVATVIGGGYDKNQVALAQRHCIVAEVAHEVFVQGAN; from the coding sequence ATGCTCTGTATTCCATTTGTCAGTCACCCCAACTACAGTTTCAACTTTCCGGCTAAGCATCGCTTTCCAATGGATAAGTTTGGCTTGTTGCAACAGCGCGTGCGCGATTTAGGGTTACTCACAGACGATAACTTATACACTCCCAGTTCCTGCTCTGCGGCTGACTTAAGCGTGGCGCACTGCCCACACTACATTCGTAATTTTGATTTGGATGAGCTCGATGTCAAAGCCATGCGGCGCATGGGACTGCCGTGGAGTGAAGGGCTGCGTACCCGCACGTTTTTATCGCCCAATGGAACCTTGTTAGCCGCCGAGCTTGCGCTTGAACACGGCATCGCCTGCCATCTCGCAGGCGGAACACATCATGCTCATTATGAGTTCGGATCGGGTTTTTGTATTTTCAACGATTTGGCCTATGCCGCCCGAAAAATAATCTTAATGGGTAAAGCTCGGCGCATTTTGATTTTTGATTGCGACGTGCATCAAGGCGACGGCACCGCAGCTATTCTTCAACAGGATGACGACATCTATACCTGTTCAGTGCATTGCGAAAAGAATTTCCCCCATCGCAAATCAACCAGTAACTTTGATGTAGGCCTTAGCAAAGGCTTATCGGATTCGGCGTATTTAGACCGAGTGTCTGAAACGTTGGCACATTGCTTTACCACTTTCCAACCGGACTTCGTCTTGTACGATGCCGGTGTGGATGTTTGGCAGCACGATCCACTTGGGCTGCTCGATATTAGCTTGGACGGTATTCGGCGCCGAGAACGACGGGTTTTAAACTATTGCAAAGACAAGCGCGTGCCTGTGGCCACAGTCATTGGAGGCGGATATGACAAAAACCAAGTGGCATTGGCACAACGGCATTGTATTGTTGCTGAAGTCGCGCACGAAGTGTTTGTGCAAGGTGCAAACTAA
- a CDS encoding transporter substrate-binding domain-containing protein, which yields MKKLILSALCACAMIFSSVASAAAPILDQVIARGELRVGLTGDQPPFNATTRDGQLMGFDVDLARAFASAMQLELKIVDMPFGELQKAIEQKKVDMVISGMAITPSRSLDMAFIGPYMMSGKSILAKSKTLDRLPNTADFNSPNVRVAALEKSTSMTFAERYLPNSKLGTVENYDEAIQQLLNDKIDIMVADLPICKLALLRHPGKGLTTMKRPLTVEPIGIAMSLEDPQFVQLADNYLETFEKMGLLTELKDKWFDNGEWVASLR from the coding sequence ATGAAAAAATTGATTTTGAGCGCGCTGTGCGCCTGCGCCATGATTTTCAGTTCTGTGGCCTCTGCGGCTGCTCCAATTTTGGATCAAGTGATTGCTCGCGGTGAATTACGTGTGGGGTTAACGGGCGACCAGCCACCATTCAATGCCACCACTCGAGATGGACAACTCATGGGCTTCGATGTTGACCTTGCAAGAGCGTTTGCAAGTGCAATGCAGTTGGAATTAAAGATCGTTGATATGCCCTTCGGCGAACTCCAAAAAGCCATCGAGCAGAAAAAAGTAGACATGGTTATTTCAGGGATGGCGATCACGCCGTCGCGCAGCTTGGATATGGCTTTTATCGGTCCATACATGATGTCTGGCAAGTCTATCTTGGCTAAATCGAAAACACTTGATCGCTTACCCAATACCGCCGACTTCAACTCGCCAAACGTGCGCGTTGCAGCATTAGAAAAATCAACCAGCATGACGTTTGCCGAACGATACCTGCCAAATTCAAAGCTTGGTACTGTGGAGAACTACGACGAAGCCATTCAACAATTGCTGAATGACAAAATCGATATTATGGTTGCAGATCTACCCATTTGTAAATTGGCACTGTTGCGTCACCCCGGTAAAGGTTTAACGACGATGAAGCGTCCGTTAACCGTTGAACCCATTGGTATCGCTATGTCATTGGAAGACCCTCAATTCGTTCAATTGGCCGATAACTACCTCGAAACATTTGAAAAAATGGGCTTGTTAACTGAGCTTAAAGACAAGTGGTTTGATAATGGCGAATGGGTTGCATCGTTACGTTAA